GAACAagaatatagcagagctgtgtgtacagGTAGGAAAATATAGCAGCAGCAGTGTGGTGTGAAGGGGGAAACatgaaggtagcagagctgtgtgtgtctaaCAGCTATGTATGAACAAAGAAGTAGGACAGAGGCAGTATACAGCTGAACAATAGAAGAGGGAATATATGGATATAGCTGTCTTTTTCAAATGGGactaaagtattattattattgtttatttatatagcaccattaattccatggttcatTACATTTGGGGGTAAAGTAGTGGGGGTTCTTAAATGAAAGTATCACGCACAAGAGGATCCCTCTTTCAGAAGTTTTTGGGATTCACAGTTCTGGATACTGACAACCTGGTCTGGTTAAAGTGCTTTTAATGCGGTTTTCCTGCCTAAATCAAGttatgggacattttactaaaGTAAGTGAACAAAGAAAAAGGAAGTCCTTTGTATGTGCACAGCTTACCATATCCTGCCATGGAGCTTCCACTCCCTCCATTTACAATGTCTTTATTCTCGTCGGCCAAGGCTTTCACATATCTTCTGCTCAGGTCCAAGATCTGTTCTCTGAGCTCAGTGCTGCTCTGATGTCTGGGATACTGGATTGTGTATCGTAGCAACATGAGCCCCCAAATGAATCCAAAGGCAAGTAGTAAAATGCTCAGTTTCTGAGATACCGACTTCTTGGAGAATGTTAAATACATGTTATTTCAACCTCTGCTCAGCTTCAGCTAGAAACTTATTTCTTCTTAAGGCGTCAGACACAAATAAAACTGGAGATCACACGGTCACTTGTACAGTTCATTTTAAGGAACTTCTCTTCCTCAAAAAGCCATCAAATTGCatctgaaaaacaaaaaacagaacttAAATGTGTTTGCTGAAAATTTAGGAATCAAAGGATCATAACCTAGAATATACCCGGCAGTTTGTCTCATaatatatacttaaagggatattcgttTCTTAAGCCTCATGCAAATGAAGTGTGCGTGAGGAGTGTGAAATCCGGGGAAGGGGGATGGGTCCATTCTGAATATTATGGAGCATGTCCTGTTCAGCTCCATGAAAACGGATCAGAACATAACGCCCTCAGTGAAATCAATGTAACACGGAAGGCGCTTGGATGTTATGACTTAAAATCGGAACCCCCTCCGAATACACAATCTGTTGCGAGCATGAGGGCCTCAGACACTTAGGATATATCCACAGGCTTAAAATGACTCCCCtgcctttgtggccacaaacaaaTGAGTAATGTGCAGATCATCATcttttatggatatgtaaatcaACCTGTAAGTGCACCAGGCGACGGATGTtatatttgcctacagacagctccAAGTGCTATAGTTCGCCTCTTGAGTAGCATCTTCCAAGAAGACAGCCCCATGTTATTAAGGAAGGGGCTACAGAGATTGGTTGAAATGTCACAGCAGCACCTGACCCCGGGCGTGAGATTTCATTGAAGGGGAgactggagaagggagggggacagagtgagaacaggcagatgaatcatgggaaatgtagtttgtccacagattcactgcatgtaaataacagtaatacaaggagcagcaagtaaaataaagccaagaaaagggagaacaagggaacagtgagtgaatagcattgctgtggatgtatttgcaaagaatttttggaagctggagagCCATTTTGAAAATTTACCGATACTCTATCCATATGAGCTTTGTTTCTAAGGAAACCAACAAAacacatgtgaacagagccttagaccTCTTTCTTTGCAATTAGCAACCCCAATTTTAGTCATTTAGTCCACTTTTTACTTTGCCTGCCCACCCCTGCTCCATTATGCTTTTTATTATAGTTAACATAAGAATTTGTTATCTTGAATTTGTCTGgtcactacaaaaaaaaacaaacttgatagtcttcagtagttgatacctttttaatggctaactaataatgatgacagattacaacgtttcggacctctaggctcctttctcaagtaaatttaaatcatttctgaaggatacatatttatatacagtacacaaaggaCACATGGGGATAGAATTCTAGAATGCCAGGAGGAAGGGGGTGGagtgttgttagtaattggtaagaacaatgtaaacacttccaggtccttatcagttcacaggtcagtgatttctataaagtgacataaaaccatgtgacaaatttaacccctGGAGAgaagtgtttgaagcagggtcataaatttacactcataaatgcgccgttctctctttgatttgaaattccctcccaaaaccaaaacgttcatgtgatcggtgatattatgatcctcattgcagaaatgttttgatacaggaaggtcaagtcttcgttctttaattgtatggcgatgtgaattcatacgcattctgaGCTGTTgtctggtctctccaacatacagattttcagtggaacatttggtgcacattattaaatacactacattgggtgtgctgcaggtgaatgtacctgggattttatattccctgttagagtttggtatctctatcctgtctttCACTACATTCATATTTGCTTCGGAGTTTCCATTGTTATGGTCTGTTGCAGGACCCAAGAAGGGAAAAGATGGCCCGTCTTATGGTGGACAGCAATGAATCCCGAAGGACCCCATTGAAaaaaatggggtctgttgggtgtcttcAGGCATCACTGGATGAAATAGACGAGTTTGTGGGCCATTTTTGTCCAAGAGACTTCAATGCAGATGTGCCTACTATTAATGAATGGGGAAAATCTTGTTTCCACCCCGACAGAAAGCTCATGGATGGAACACGAGTTCAGTTTTTGTGGCCATTTTTTGACCCAGAATACAAATAAAGAACTTcttgctggattcacatctggctttggctctaaaccaggggtcctcaaactgcggcccgccaagcacttctgtctggccccgccgacaacgccagcaggcgtgcatttataatgaagctcctggggagctcgggccaggccatggagcgcacttcactttatctattggagggcaccgctcccgatatctgtgcgacctgctctgcctctggcccactgtttaaaaagtttgaggacccctgctctaaataACTACATCATGAAGTGAACCTCAGACAGTCTTAAAAAGTGTATGTGTATTCCCAGCCTTACACACCCAACATATCAAAACTCAGTGTATGCCAGCGCCGGCAGGCTTCTGCAAGAGAAACAAATAAGCTATGCAAATCtctgttcagattttttttcagcaatatATCAGTGTATGTGAAATGTGTCAGCCTGGAGTCACTGTAGTATACTTTCAGCCTTAAGAAGTAGGTCAGGAATGTCTGCTGCCTCTGAATGTTAACAAGATTGGTCCCATAACCTGAGAGCAAATATCTTGAAATGCAGTTAGACAACGCAGTCTGAAaactcaccagatttatcacagtggctgatgctggataataGTTATAGTTAGTTGGCTAACTTGAGGCAGAATGTTATGACAATGTTGGTGTATTTTGGCGCATTTAAGCCACACCTTTTTTTCCGAGAATCCATGCACACAAGGCTAAAAATTTGAACGCCATGTTGCCCCATTATATCCTATGTTCATACCAGTGTCTAGTTGCAACATAGAAGTAAATCTGGTCCACATGTATATTGAAAAGTTGCCTAACTTCTCATTAtataacaatttttttctgtgtagcctcctgggggagcagtatatcaaccagggacagaaatagacttgacaggctgatcagaagggccagctctgtcctggggagccccctggacccagtacaggtggtgggtgacagaaggatactgtctgtggtgacctccatgcgggagaataaatcccaccccatatatgagaccttgatgggactcggcagcactgtaagtgaccgtctgcttcaccccaagtgtgagaaggagcgctatcacaggtccttctaTATGTATATCTGCTCTGATCAGGCTGTCACCCCGCTCAGCGTTCCTCAGATAAAATGAGATTCATTCTCCGATATCTATCTCAAAATGGACTATAGGTCATATGCTAAATGTAAAGTATAAGCAAAATGTGAACAGCCCCAAGACTTGTTATATATGGGCAAATGCCCTCATAACTACCCTTTCTGCCTAATGTGGGTCATTGCAGCCCATAGAAAGAAATGTccactttcagttgtatgtgccatGAATAGCATTAAAGCGTTGTCTCGGTAAAATAATCTGTTCTATTATTTCACCCGCTGTTGTGCCGCCACATTCGGCGCCATTTATCGTAACAGCTGGATCCGTGTTGAAAGAAGCAAAGCCAGTTTAATGATTTAACTGCTGAACGGCCTACAATAATCCCTCCACAGTAAAACCTTTATTCCTTTCCACTCGCTTCTATTAGCTGCCTCAAAGTCATTTTGTCCTTACATACTTGTGCGTTTTGTACAAAAATCCAACCGTTACCTGCTGTGGATGGACTTTCAAGATATTACAGCTCTGGGAGAAAGCCAACTaaatgtttcttaaagggatattggGAAATGTCTTGCTTTATGAATGTCACAACAGATTCCTGCTCTTCAAAAGGACAGGTTTTTGTGGCTTAATTTACTCTACAGTGCTAACCATAAGGTTTACACGTTCAGGTTTTATTGATCTAGGAGCATGGcggaaatacaaaagaaaaaaaaaaaacttaattgtCCTTTTGGCCAGGGTCCCACATGGCATTTCACACTGCAGAATAATACATAAAGTGGAAATGGtacaatttccaaaaactgtcgcatttttgtaaatcgcagcatgtgtaTTAAAACCACAAAAACACTTTAAAAGGAATCTATCATCAGAGCCCACCACACTAATTCAGGTGATCGGAACTTCTTTTATGGCATTTTCTTTGAATtagttgccaagatattgctctttttgtcaatatgaaaaagAGCACTGGAGCAATGAGGATGTGGCCACTTACCTCTTTAGAGCAACGACAGTGCCATCGCAGCTCCAAAGAGctctgcatattaacaaaaacaaccatacctcagcaatggaggctccgattcacaagggggaaacacaaGGGAGAGTCAAGCAACCATAACTTATGCGCAgtgttgggttgatatgctgggtcctggtgacagaaTCACTTTAACTGGAGAACAAAACACGTGATAATGCATGACTACAAAGACACTGAAGAAATACAGAATTAAAGGTGTATTGCAGGTTCAGCAAACTCTGCCACATGTGGACTGGCTCTATAACCCCACCATAGTGAGTAGGACATGCTGATGGCCTTGTCTGCGATCTGATGATGTGCAAGTCAGAAACAAGAAGGTCAAGGTTTGTAGAAGTCATGTGGCCCCTTCAGTCTAGCATCAGACCCTAACCAAAAGCTTCAGGTGTCTCAGCTTGTGACTCTATATACAAATCACATGACGTCCTATCCAAGATAGTTTTGGTCATGTCCGCACACGTGTTATACATTTGGCCAGACCTGTGTAACATCCAGGTAAGATCCTGATTATAGATTTTATTTGATGAATATTTAATGCTTGTTCTTACTGGTTGTTTTCTGTAACCACTGCCAGGCGAAGCCATTAGCGAAACGCATACTGAGCCTGGAATGTGCCTCTGGCTGTACTTTTCTTCCACTTGCTGGTGTTTTTGAGGACATTTTTTACGCAGTTTGttgcatttttatatatattgtggcTTGTAACATTTTAGCCCACATATGCAGAAAACATCACTATCTTGTTTTGCCTTTCGTCTGAAATATTTGTTAAAAGGCGCACAAATACTGgagaatttagatttttttgctCCCAGTTAGGTCTTGAATTTGGCTCCATCCCAGGAACCCATTGCATTACAGTATCTTGAAATACTGTTTAACGCTATGTTCACGTCGGCACCtgggtgtccgttgttctggtctgacAGTGGATACAAATAACacaccactgttttagcagtctgacATCAATTCGCTAAAAGCAAAACTGACTTAGGGGTTGtacgggataactggaaatccctacactaatctaaacacaattaatcaaaaatgcatagttacccatatccctaggGAAGTCATGTGACCGACCCAGGGTCATTTTTTGATTATCCAGTGACGATCCTTCTATCCTAGATCTCAAAGtgtacagtagatctatgctatgaaAGAAAAGCTATGAAAGAAAAGGGGAGCTGCAGTacctgctctgcatagatcactagggttgagccgatcttgacttttcaggatcgattttaaaatccgatttccgatcatttttcattcgaacccgatctcgatcccaatgcaagtcaatgggatttttttattaatcggagatcggattttaaaagcaatcctattcactatacagcatggaatctaataattgaacgctttgttagaatccacgctgtgtagcgaatcactaagtagccaacggatttttttttaatcctctggctacttagtcccccctggtgtccacttacctgcagagatggctgctccggtgttcttcttcgcctcgctgccgctccacgctgctcttctcgctgccccctgcctcccgggttaggagagtgtgggcgggtactgggaggtaagacgtcacatctccccaccctgtacccgcccacactctcctaagccacaagccccgccttcctagctctttaaacactaacctgggaggcaggacagcgaggcaagaagactgcagcgtggagcggcagcgaggcgaagaagaacaccgggaccggagcagccatctatggaagtaagtagctactagagatgttacttcagtcttccattagaatgaatggaggcagctgacacgcagggggttaaggctgtgtgccggctgcttccattcattcctatggaaccgcagcggagccttcacactgagtatacactatatactcagtgtgaaggctaagcaaagcattgtgggaaatactactgatctcgatcccacctaaaaagatcgtgttcgggattccgatcgcgattgtgaatttttctcgatcgccaatcagaatccgattttttccgaacacgatcgctcaaccctatagatcactacttagaagaagACGAAGGAcgttgtagtgacgtcatcacagggacaagtcaatcacagagcagtaatgacgtcatcacaggtccttttccagaagcagggaaga
This genomic stretch from Leptodactylus fuscus isolate aLepFus1 chromosome 4, aLepFus1.hap2, whole genome shotgun sequence harbors:
- the CCDC126 gene encoding coiled-coil domain-containing protein 126, which produces MYLTFSKKSVSQKLSILLLAFGFIWGLMLLRYTIQYPRHQSSTELREQILDLSRRYVKALADENKDIVNGGSGSSMAGYADLKRTIAVLLDDILLRLGKLENKIDYVILNGSSSNSTNSTTGNLVPLTTSKRVNTSGKR